From a region of the Fusarium verticillioides 7600 chromosome 9, whole genome shotgun sequence genome:
- a CDS encoding hypothetical protein (At least one base has a quality score < 10) — MVSHLSDVAKTAAGIEQTTITGPTNASKPHLVFGATPVDGHIYPLIRIAEDLVQRGFEATFIAGDQFEKAITGAGIRHVTVPPLVNPKLMAEREAIPAGIPRLLYDIRHIFTGQTPERWRILKEVLRTSELRIQREK; from the coding sequence ATGGTATCTCATCTGTCTGATGTAGCTAAAACAGCTGCTGGTATCGAGCAGACAACAATTACTGGCCCAACCAACGCCAGTAAACCCCATCTAGTTTTTGGTGCAACTCCTGTGGATGGTCACATATACCCCTTGATTCGAATCGCAGAAGATCTCGTGCAGCGTGGCTTCGAGGCCACTTTCATCGCTGGTGATCAATTCGAGAAAGCAATCACAGGCGCCGGCATTCGACATGTTACAGTCCCACCTCTTGTGAATCCCAAGCTCATGGCAGAGCGTGAGGCTATCCCCGCTGGCATTCCTCGACTTCTCTATGATATCAGACATATCTTCACTGGCCAAACTCCTGAGCGCTGGAGGATCCTCAAAGAAGTTCTGAGGACATCAGAGCTGAGGATCCAGAGAGAAAAGTGA